The following proteins come from a genomic window of Platichthys flesus chromosome 1, fPlaFle2.1, whole genome shotgun sequence:
- the mindy2 gene encoding ubiquitin carboxyl-terminal hydrolase MINDY-2 isoform X2, which yields MEETANLHRDADGSSVCATTAPEMADVSVGDGVKGAAEKCRSSAAPLGTLVDASCSDSTADVAAPVAAPVTSIVGKSDASVPVQVLPAQETAKPEGSGSGSGDRIINGMGHDSLPLAAGDREGGASKLVNNTGDGASSPPAQESAGSACAGSEATKLAKPTHLCPDHATTADRKSGDRTLSEGLPSGSDRDPSLGGESRSIDSLESFSNLNSCPSSDLNSEGLEDRGLALALHGEYGAEGSKTACSKDRAAGQSIYHIKWIKWREENTPIITQNENGPCPLLAIMNVLLLAWKVKMPPMMEIITAEQLMEYLGDYILETKPKEITEAQRLNYEQNMSDAMAVLHKLQTGLDVNVKFTGVRVFEYTPECIVFDLLDIPLYHGWLVDPQMHDIVKAVGNCSYNQLVEKIISCKQSDNSERAGEGIIAEQFLSSTATQLTYHGLCELTSTVQEGELCVFFRNNHFSTMIKFKGQLYLLVTDQGFLTEEKVVWESLHNVDGDGNFCDSEFRLRPPSDPETVYRGQQDQIDQDYLMALSLQQEQQSQDLQWEQLPEGISDLELAKKLQEEEDRRASQYYQEQEQEQAAAAAAAQGQQEAAEGGEAERGGAGGAAAGPGTAAAAGATPSPGKQSSSGERKTKKEAKDKDKCVIL from the exons ATGGAGGAAACTGCAAACCTGCACCGAGACGCCGACGGGAGCTCCGTGTGCGCCACGACCGCGCCGGAGATGGCTGACGTCTCGGTCGGCGATGGAGTGAAAGGAGCCGCCGAGAAATGCAGGAGTAGTGCGGCTCCCCTCGGTACTTTGGTGGACGCTAGTTGTAGTGACAGCACCGCGGACGTTGCTGCTCCCGTCGCCGCTCCCGTCACGTCCATCGTCGGGAAGTCTGACGCGTCGGTGCCGGTCCAGGTCCTCCCCGCACAGGAGACTGCGAAACCCGAGGGCAGCGGATCTGGGTCCGGGGATCGGATCATTAACGGGATGGGGCATGACTCGCTGCCGCTGGCCGCAGGAGATAGAGAGGGTGGTGCCTCAAAGTTAGTAAACAACACAGGCGATGGAGCGTCCTCGCCTCCCGCACAGGAGAGCGCGGGTTCCGCTTGTGCGGGAAGTGAAGCGACTAAACTGGCCAAGCCGACGCATCTGTGTCCGGACCACGCGACCACGGCGGACCGCAAGTCCGGCGATCGCACCTTATCGGAGGGATTGCCGAGTGGGAGTGACCGCGATCCCAGCCTCGGCGGAGAGTCCCGAAGCATCGATTCACTCGAGTCCTTCTCCAACCTCAACTCGTGCCCCAGCTCGGACCTGAACAGCGAGGGGCTGGAGGACCGGGGGCTGGCCCTGGCCCTGCATGGCGAGTACGGGGCCGAGGGGTCGAAGACCGCCTGCAGCAAGGACCGGGCCGCCGGACAGTCCATATACCACATTAAGTGGATcaagtggagggaggagaacaCCCCGATCATCACCCAGAATGAGAACGGCCCGTGTCCATTACTGGCAATAATGAATGTCCTTCTGCTCGCATGGAAG GTTAAGATGCCGCCCATGATGGAGATCATAACCGCGGAGCAGCTGATGGAGTATCtag GAGACTACATCCTGGAAACCAAGCCTAAAGAGATAACCGAGGCTCAGCGGCTGAACTATGAGCAG AACATGAGCGATGCCATGGCCGTGTTGCACAAGCTGCAGACCGGTCTGGACGTGAACGTGAAGTTCACCGGGGTGCGAGTCTTCGAGTACACCCCAGAATGCATTGTGTTTGATCTGCTGGACATCCCCCTTTACCACGGCTGGCTGGTCGACCCCCAG aTGCATGACATTGTCAAGGCAGTGGGAAACTGCAGCTACAACCAGCTGGTGGAGAAGATAATATCCTGCAAACAGTCAGACAACAGCGAGCGGGCAGGTGAAG GCATCATAGCGGAGCAGTTCCTGAGCAGCACAGCCACTCAGCTGACGTACCACGGCCTATGTGAGCTCACCTCCACTGTACAGGAGGGCGAGCTCTGTGTCTTTTTCAGGAACAACCACTTCAGCACCATGATCAAATTCAAG GGCCAGCTGTACCTCCTGGTTACAGACCAAGGTTTCCTGACAGAGGAGAAGGTCGTCTGGGAGAGTCTGCACAACGTAGACGGAGACGGCAACTTCTGCGACTCCGAGTTCCGGTTGCGGCCGCCCTCCGATCCAGAGACGGTGTACCGCGGCCAGCAAGATCAGATAGACCAG GACTACCTGATGGCgctgtcactgcagcaggagcagcaaaGCCAGGACCTTCAGTGGGAGCAGCTCCCCGAGGGCATCAGCGACCTCGAGCTGGCGAAGAagcttcaggaggaggaggaccgaCGGGCCTCCCAGTACTACCAGGAGCAAGAGCAGGAGcaggcggcggcagcagcagcggcacag GGCCAGCAGGAGGCTGCGGAGGGAGGTGAGGcggagagaggaggtgcaggtgGTGCAGCAGCCGGCCCCgggacggcagcagcagctggagccacGCCCAGCCCCGGAAAGCAGTCCTCAAGTGGGGAGCGCAAAACCAAGAAGGAAGCGAAGGATAAAGacaaatgtgttattttgtaa
- the mindy2 gene encoding ubiquitin carboxyl-terminal hydrolase MINDY-2 isoform X1: MEETANLHRDADGSSVCATTAPEMADVSVGDGVKGAAEKCRSSAAPLGTLVDASCSDSTADVAAPVAAPVTSIVGKSDASVPVQVLPAQETAKPEGSGSGSGDRIINGMGHDSLPLAAGDREGGASKLVNNTGDGASSPPAQESAGSACAGSEATKLAKPTHLCPDHATTADRKSGDRTLSEGLPSGSDRDPSLGGESRSIDSLESFSNLNSCPSSDLNSEGLEDRGLALALHGEYGAEGSKTACSKDRAAGQSIYHIKWIKWREENTPIITQNENGPCPLLAIMNVLLLAWKVKMPPMMEIITAEQLMEYLGDYILETKPKEITEAQRLNYEQNMSDAMAVLHKLQTGLDVNVKFTGVRVFEYTPECIVFDLLDIPLYHGWLVDPQMHDIVKAVGNCSYNQLVEKIISCKQSDNSERAGEGIIAEQFLSSTATQLTYHGLCELTSTVQEGELCVFFRNNHFSTMIKFKGQLYLLVTDQGFLTEEKVVWESLHNVDGDGNFCDSEFRLRPPSDPETVYRGQQDQIDQASVSARLSTDYLMALSLQQEQQSQDLQWEQLPEGISDLELAKKLQEEEDRRASQYYQEQEQEQAAAAAAAQGQQEAAEGGEAERGGAGGAAAGPGTAAAAGATPSPGKQSSSGERKTKKEAKDKDKCVIL, translated from the exons ATGGAGGAAACTGCAAACCTGCACCGAGACGCCGACGGGAGCTCCGTGTGCGCCACGACCGCGCCGGAGATGGCTGACGTCTCGGTCGGCGATGGAGTGAAAGGAGCCGCCGAGAAATGCAGGAGTAGTGCGGCTCCCCTCGGTACTTTGGTGGACGCTAGTTGTAGTGACAGCACCGCGGACGTTGCTGCTCCCGTCGCCGCTCCCGTCACGTCCATCGTCGGGAAGTCTGACGCGTCGGTGCCGGTCCAGGTCCTCCCCGCACAGGAGACTGCGAAACCCGAGGGCAGCGGATCTGGGTCCGGGGATCGGATCATTAACGGGATGGGGCATGACTCGCTGCCGCTGGCCGCAGGAGATAGAGAGGGTGGTGCCTCAAAGTTAGTAAACAACACAGGCGATGGAGCGTCCTCGCCTCCCGCACAGGAGAGCGCGGGTTCCGCTTGTGCGGGAAGTGAAGCGACTAAACTGGCCAAGCCGACGCATCTGTGTCCGGACCACGCGACCACGGCGGACCGCAAGTCCGGCGATCGCACCTTATCGGAGGGATTGCCGAGTGGGAGTGACCGCGATCCCAGCCTCGGCGGAGAGTCCCGAAGCATCGATTCACTCGAGTCCTTCTCCAACCTCAACTCGTGCCCCAGCTCGGACCTGAACAGCGAGGGGCTGGAGGACCGGGGGCTGGCCCTGGCCCTGCATGGCGAGTACGGGGCCGAGGGGTCGAAGACCGCCTGCAGCAAGGACCGGGCCGCCGGACAGTCCATATACCACATTAAGTGGATcaagtggagggaggagaacaCCCCGATCATCACCCAGAATGAGAACGGCCCGTGTCCATTACTGGCAATAATGAATGTCCTTCTGCTCGCATGGAAG GTTAAGATGCCGCCCATGATGGAGATCATAACCGCGGAGCAGCTGATGGAGTATCtag GAGACTACATCCTGGAAACCAAGCCTAAAGAGATAACCGAGGCTCAGCGGCTGAACTATGAGCAG AACATGAGCGATGCCATGGCCGTGTTGCACAAGCTGCAGACCGGTCTGGACGTGAACGTGAAGTTCACCGGGGTGCGAGTCTTCGAGTACACCCCAGAATGCATTGTGTTTGATCTGCTGGACATCCCCCTTTACCACGGCTGGCTGGTCGACCCCCAG aTGCATGACATTGTCAAGGCAGTGGGAAACTGCAGCTACAACCAGCTGGTGGAGAAGATAATATCCTGCAAACAGTCAGACAACAGCGAGCGGGCAGGTGAAG GCATCATAGCGGAGCAGTTCCTGAGCAGCACAGCCACTCAGCTGACGTACCACGGCCTATGTGAGCTCACCTCCACTGTACAGGAGGGCGAGCTCTGTGTCTTTTTCAGGAACAACCACTTCAGCACCATGATCAAATTCAAG GGCCAGCTGTACCTCCTGGTTACAGACCAAGGTTTCCTGACAGAGGAGAAGGTCGTCTGGGAGAGTCTGCACAACGTAGACGGAGACGGCAACTTCTGCGACTCCGAGTTCCGGTTGCGGCCGCCCTCCGATCCAGAGACGGTGTACCGCGGCCAGCAAGATCAGATAGACCAG GCCTCAGTATCTGCAAGATTGAGCACG GACTACCTGATGGCgctgtcactgcagcaggagcagcaaaGCCAGGACCTTCAGTGGGAGCAGCTCCCCGAGGGCATCAGCGACCTCGAGCTGGCGAAGAagcttcaggaggaggaggaccgaCGGGCCTCCCAGTACTACCAGGAGCAAGAGCAGGAGcaggcggcggcagcagcagcggcacag GGCCAGCAGGAGGCTGCGGAGGGAGGTGAGGcggagagaggaggtgcaggtgGTGCAGCAGCCGGCCCCgggacggcagcagcagctggagccacGCCCAGCCCCGGAAAGCAGTCCTCAAGTGGGGAGCGCAAAACCAAGAAGGAAGCGAAGGATAAAGacaaatgtgttattttgtaa